The following coding sequences are from one uncultured Desulfobacter sp. window:
- a CDS encoding pyruvate carboxylase, with amino-acid sequence MDVMGKKIKRLLIANRSEIAIRVTRAAHELGIDTIGIYSQEDRFALHRFKTGESYLIGEGKGPIEAYLDYEGIVQLAKEKNVDAIHPGYGFLAEKPEFADACAEAGIKFVGPSPEVMRQLGNKVSARKVAIDAGAPVVPASGPLPYDDDKIIEIAEEIGYPLMLKASWGGGGRGMRAVESTEEVLTQVDAARKESSAAFGSDEVYFEKLVRKARHLEVQVLGDSQGNIIHLFERDCSVQRRNQKVVERAPATFLTDEKREELCNAGLSIAKTVGYESAGTVEFLMDIDTEQFYFMEVNPRIQVEHTVTEQVTGVDIVKAQLKIAQGMLIGQPGSLIPNQEDVMLKGHAIQCRITTEDPENNFIPDYGRITAYRAAAGFGIRLDAGTAYSGAIVTRHFDSLLTKVTAWGGDEEEARLKMHRALTEFRILGVATNLQFLEGLIRHPTFVKAEYTTKFIDETKALFTFNKRRDRATRLISFLGDVIINGNEDVQNRAVPAAHVHQPTVPKYTAQQAQPGLKQMLDTEGPKAVADWMKKQDKLLITDKTMRDAHQSLLATRVRTFDLVNIAPTYAALLPDLFSVECWGGATFDVAMRFSKECPWERLQKLREAMPNLLTQMLLRASNGVGYTNYPDNVITYFVKQAAENGMDLFRVFDSLNWVENMRLAMDAVLENNKICEASICYTGDILDPKRTKYSLKYYVDMAKELEKAGAHILAIKDMAGLLKPAAAKVLVTALKDEIGLPIHLHSHDTSGIAGATLLAAADAGVDAIDCAIDSMSGLTSHPNLGSIAAALRNTPRDTGLDPESLALVSNYWEKVRQMYIGFESEFHSGTSEVYLHEMPGGQYTNLRQQARALGIEERWPEVAKVYKDVNEMFGDIVKVTPSSKVVGDMALSMITSGISKEDVLDPNKEVSFPESVVTFFKGMMGQPPGGFPKDLQKKILKGEEPITVRPGQLLEAADLDQERAQAEKLVEKKISDCELASYLMYPDVFVDYMKHRKSFGNVSVLPTLNFFYGMRREEELYVDIASGKTLIIRFIAKGKADEEGNREVYFELNGQARIVKVPDRSKVPERAPREKANPANLGEVGSPMPGLISAVCVSEGDEIERGDVLVTIEAMKMQTNVVSDIPGVVQRIATSVGTQVDAKDLLVVINQADE; translated from the coding sequence ATGGATGTTATGGGAAAAAAAATCAAGCGTCTCTTGATTGCAAACCGCAGTGAGATAGCCATTCGTGTAACACGTGCTGCACATGAGCTTGGGATAGATACGATTGGCATCTACTCCCAGGAGGACAGATTTGCTCTCCATCGGTTTAAGACCGGGGAAAGTTATTTGATCGGGGAAGGAAAAGGCCCCATTGAAGCCTATCTGGATTATGAAGGGATTGTCCAGCTTGCCAAGGAAAAAAATGTCGATGCCATTCACCCCGGATACGGATTCCTTGCAGAAAAGCCTGAATTTGCGGATGCATGTGCCGAAGCCGGCATTAAATTTGTCGGGCCCTCCCCGGAAGTTATGCGCCAGCTCGGCAACAAGGTCTCTGCCCGTAAGGTGGCCATAGATGCCGGCGCCCCTGTTGTTCCGGCCAGCGGCCCATTGCCCTATGATGATGATAAAATCATTGAGATCGCAGAAGAGATAGGCTATCCGCTGATGCTCAAAGCCAGTTGGGGCGGCGGCGGCAGAGGCATGCGTGCCGTGGAAAGCACCGAAGAGGTGCTGACCCAGGTTGATGCGGCCCGCAAGGAATCCAGCGCAGCCTTCGGCAGTGATGAAGTTTATTTTGAGAAACTTGTCAGAAAAGCCAGACACCTTGAAGTACAGGTACTTGGGGATTCCCAGGGCAATATCATTCATCTGTTTGAGCGTGACTGTTCCGTGCAAAGAAGAAATCAAAAGGTTGTTGAAAGAGCGCCTGCCACCTTTCTTACCGATGAAAAGCGCGAAGAGCTTTGCAACGCAGGCTTGTCCATTGCCAAAACCGTGGGCTATGAAAGTGCCGGTACCGTTGAATTCTTAATGGATATCGACACTGAACAGTTCTATTTTATGGAAGTGAACCCAAGAATCCAGGTGGAACATACGGTAACAGAGCAGGTCACCGGGGTTGACATTGTCAAGGCCCAGCTGAAAATTGCCCAGGGCATGCTCATTGGACAGCCCGGAAGCCTGATTCCGAATCAGGAAGATGTCATGCTCAAAGGCCATGCCATCCAGTGCCGTATCACCACCGAAGATCCGGAAAACAATTTTATTCCCGACTACGGAAGAATTACAGCCTATCGGGCAGCCGCCGGATTCGGCATTCGTCTGGATGCCGGCACCGCGTATTCCGGTGCCATCGTTACCCGCCATTTTGATTCCCTGCTGACGAAAGTAACGGCCTGGGGCGGAGATGAAGAGGAAGCCCGGTTGAAAATGCACCGCGCCTTAACCGAATTCAGAATTCTGGGTGTTGCCACCAACCTGCAGTTTTTAGAAGGCCTGATCCGCCATCCAACCTTTGTAAAAGCCGAATATACCACCAAGTTTATCGATGAAACAAAAGCGCTCTTCACATTTAATAAAAGACGCGACCGGGCAACCCGACTGATTTCATTTTTGGGTGATGTTATCATCAACGGCAATGAAGACGTTCAAAACAGAGCTGTTCCGGCTGCCCATGTGCACCAGCCCACCGTACCCAAATATACGGCCCAGCAGGCCCAGCCGGGTCTCAAACAAATGCTGGACACCGAAGGTCCCAAGGCTGTTGCGGACTGGATGAAAAAGCAGGACAAGCTGCTGATCACCGATAAAACCATGCGTGATGCCCATCAATCCCTGCTTGCCACCCGGGTGAGAACCTTTGATCTTGTGAATATTGCCCCCACCTATGCCGCGCTGCTGCCCGATCTGTTTTCAGTGGAGTGCTGGGGCGGTGCCACCTTTGATGTGGCCATGCGGTTCTCCAAAGAGTGCCCCTGGGAACGGCTCCAGAAATTGCGGGAGGCCATGCCCAACCTGTTGACCCAGATGCTGCTCCGCGCCTCCAATGGGGTTGGCTATACCAATTATCCGGATAACGTGATCACCTATTTTGTTAAGCAGGCGGCCGAAAACGGCATGGACCTTTTCCGTGTTTTTGATTCTTTGAACTGGGTTGAAAACATGAGATTGGCCATGGATGCGGTGCTGGAAAACAATAAAATTTGTGAAGCCTCCATCTGCTACACCGGTGACATTCTCGATCCCAAGAGAACCAAATACAGCCTGAAATATTATGTTGATATGGCCAAAGAGCTGGAAAAAGCCGGTGCCCATATCCTGGCGATCAAGGATATGGCAGGCTTGTTGAAACCGGCTGCGGCAAAAGTGCTGGTCACTGCCTTAAAAGATGAAATTGGTCTGCCCATTCATCTTCACAGCCATGACACCAGCGGCATTGCCGGCGCAACACTGCTTGCGGCAGCGGACGCAGGCGTTGATGCCATTGACTGCGCCATCGACTCCATGAGCGGGTTGACCTCACATCCCAATTTAGGTTCCATTGCCGCCGCCCTTAGAAATACCCCCAGAGATACCGGCCTTGATCCTGAATCCCTGGCCCTGGTTTCCAACTACTGGGAAAAAGTACGGCAGATGTACATTGGGTTTGAAAGTGAATTCCACAGCGGAACCTCCGAGGTCTATCTGCATGAAATGCCCGGCGGCCAGTATACCAATCTGCGCCAGCAGGCCAGAGCCTTGGGTATCGAAGAGAGATGGCCCGAAGTGGCAAAGGTATATAAGGACGTCAACGAAATGTTCGGTGATATCGTAAAGGTGACGCCAAGTTCCAAGGTGGTTGGGGACATGGCCTTGTCCATGATTACCAGCGGCATCTCCAAAGAAGATGTGCTGGACCCGAACAAAGAAGTATCCTTCCCCGAATCCGTGGTCACCTTTTTTAAAGGCATGATGGGCCAGCCTCCCGGAGGATTCCCCAAAGATCTGCAGAAAAAGATATTGAAAGGCGAAGAACCCATTACGGTCCGTCCCGGCCAGCTGCTTGAAGCAGCCGACCTGGATCAGGAACGTGCCCAGGCCGAAAAACTGGTGGAAAAGAAAATTTCCGACTGCGAACTTGCATCCTATTTAATGTATCCGGATGTATTTGTGGATTACATGAAACATCGCAAAAGCTTCGGAAATGTCAGTGTACTGCCGACCCTTAACTTTTTTTACGGCATGAGACGAGAAGAGGAACTCTACGTTGATATCGCCTCCGGTAAAACCCTGATTATCCGTTTCATAGCCAAGGGTAAAGCGGACGAAGAAGGAAATAGAGAGGTCTATTTTGAACTTAACGGCCAGGCCCGGATTGTTAAAGTGCCGGATCGCTCCAAAGTACCCGAAAGAGCACCCCGGGAAAAAGCCAATCCCGCAAACCTCGGTGAAGTGGGTTCTCCCATGCCGGGTCTGATCTCTGCGGTGTGCGTGTCCGAAGGCGATGAAATCGAGCGCGGCGATGTGCTGGTCACCATTGAAGCCATGAAAATGCAGACCAATGTGGTGTCCGACATCCCGGGTGTTGTGCAGCGAATCGCCACATCCGTGGGCACACAGGTGGACGCCAAGGATCTGCTGGTTGTTATCAACCAGGCAGACGAATAA
- a CDS encoding LysR family transcriptional regulator, producing the protein MIDRIHLSILNEIDRKGTLTAAAQALCLTQPALTHTMKKLESSIGTRLWQKDGRGLRLTRSGRYLLAVSRKILPQFILAEKMLEQYAQGKRGMLCIGMECHPCYRWFSTIVSQYLDRWTDVEVDVKQEFQFDGIQALLDFEIDLLITPDPIKTKTISFMPVFEYEHVLAVPRTHPLARRDHIIAEDLLDQVLITYPVPVERLDIFTRCLIPAQCRPQQHKIIETTDIMLQMVASGRGITALPRWLVEESQNRFKLKTVSIGPEGIWKEISVGIRDQDRTTDYIQGFIDIAG; encoded by the coding sequence ATGATTGACCGTATTCATCTGTCCATTTTAAATGAAATTGACCGGAAGGGCACCTTGACAGCGGCTGCCCAGGCCCTCTGCCTGACCCAGCCGGCCCTGACCCACACCATGAAAAAACTTGAATCAAGCATCGGAACGCGGCTGTGGCAAAAAGACGGCCGGGGGCTGCGCCTGACCCGGTCAGGCAGGTATCTGCTGGCGGTTTCCCGTAAAATACTGCCCCAGTTTATTCTGGCCGAAAAGATGCTTGAACAATACGCCCAGGGTAAACGGGGGATGCTGTGCATCGGCATGGAGTGCCATCCATGTTACCGCTGGTTTTCAACAATTGTTTCCCAGTATCTTGACAGGTGGACGGATGTGGAAGTTGATGTGAAACAGGAATTTCAATTTGACGGGATACAGGCGCTGCTGGATTTTGAAATTGACCTGCTCATTACCCCTGATCCGATAAAAACAAAAACCATTTCATTTATGCCGGTCTTTGAGTATGAACATGTACTGGCGGTTCCCCGAACCCATCCCCTGGCCCGGCGGGACCACATCATTGCCGAAGATCTGCTGGATCAGGTGCTGATCACCTACCCCGTTCCCGTGGAGCGCCTGGATATTTTCACCCGGTGTCTGATTCCGGCCCAATGCCGTCCCCAACAGCATAAAATCATTGAAACCACGGATATCATGTTACAGATGGTCGCTTCGGGCCGGGGCATCACAGCCCTGCCCCGCTGGCTTGTGGAAGAGAGTCAAAACAGGTTTAAACTAAAAACTGTTTCCATCGGTCCTGAGGGCATCTGGAAAGAGATCAGTGTGGGCATCCGGGACCAGGACCGAACCACAGATTATATCCAGGGATTTATCGATATTGCCGGATAG
- a CDS encoding class I SAM-dependent RNA methyltransferase yields the protein MNIPKRAILQKGQGRTRKLAKLKYIYERESRYFAQVAESVKSLALKEIQDLGGKNVQPVFRGIWFEADKSTFYNIVYRSRLASRVLVPLAEFECKDKDDLYKGAKTIRWEEFLTPKKTFSIASNVSESEITHSNFAGLRVKDAIADYFRDRTNRRPSVNTQDPWIMINVHVHKNRATISIDAGAGPLHKRGYREDRVSAPMQETVAAAIIALSDWHGEKTLLDPMCGSGTLLCEALMHYSRIPAQVFREQFGFERLPDFNAREWEAVKNSADKAIQPLPKGLIRGSDIDETAVDATRTNLMGLHHGGEIDVDLSDFKDLGTVENAVIVTNPPYGIRMGKDQDMKLFYKDLGRFLKEKCKSCSAYVYFGDPGYIKHVPLAPSWKKNLEIGGLDGKLVKYQLY from the coding sequence TTGAACATACCCAAAAGGGCCATTCTCCAGAAGGGACAGGGTAGAACCCGGAAACTGGCCAAGCTTAAATATATTTACGAGCGGGAATCCCGCTATTTTGCCCAGGTGGCTGAAAGCGTCAAAAGTCTGGCTTTAAAAGAGATCCAGGACTTAGGCGGGAAGAACGTCCAGCCGGTATTCCGGGGCATCTGGTTTGAAGCGGATAAATCCACATTTTATAACATCGTCTATCGTTCCCGCCTGGCATCACGGGTGCTTGTGCCTTTGGCCGAGTTTGAATGCAAGGACAAAGATGACTTATATAAGGGTGCCAAAACAATCCGCTGGGAAGAGTTTTTAACCCCAAAAAAAACATTTTCCATCGCGTCCAACGTGTCTGAGTCAGAGATCACCCATTCCAATTTTGCAGGATTACGCGTCAAGGACGCCATTGCCGATTATTTCAGGGACAGGACCAACCGCCGGCCCTCGGTAAATACCCAGGATCCCTGGATCATGATCAATGTTCATGTACATAAAAATCGGGCCACCATTTCCATTGACGCAGGTGCCGGGCCTTTGCACAAACGCGGATACCGGGAGGACAGGGTTTCGGCCCCCATGCAGGAAACCGTGGCCGCTGCCATTATTGCCCTGAGCGATTGGCATGGAGAAAAAACCCTGCTTGATCCCATGTGCGGATCAGGGACCCTGTTGTGCGAAGCCCTGATGCATTACAGCCGGATTCCGGCCCAGGTTTTTCGTGAGCAGTTTGGATTTGAACGCCTGCCCGATTTTAATGCCAGGGAATGGGAGGCGGTGAAAAATTCGGCAGACAAAGCAATTCAGCCGTTACCCAAGGGTCTTATCCGGGGAAGCGATATAGACGAAACAGCCGTTGACGCCACACGAACAAATCTGATGGGACTTCACCATGGCGGAGAAATTGACGTGGATCTGTCGGATTTTAAAGATCTTGGGACGGTGGAAAATGCCGTCATCGTCACCAATCCCCCTTACGGCATCCGCATGGGCAAAGACCAGGACATGAAATTATTTTACAAAGACCTTGGACGGTTTTTAAAGGAGAAGTGTAAAAGCTGCTCCGCCTATGTCTATTTCGGTGATCCGGGCTATATCAAGCACGTGCCCCTGGCACCTTCATGGAAGAAAAATCTGGAAATCGGAGGTTTAGATGGTAAGCTCGTAAAATACCAGCTATACTAG